Proteins from one Triticum aestivum cultivar Chinese Spring chromosome 7A, IWGSC CS RefSeq v2.1, whole genome shotgun sequence genomic window:
- the LOC123149918 gene encoding chaperone protein ClpB1-like, producing MIARTTLRGMFKQRLKEAIKLAEDEGSKLILFIDEMHMLIGAGDRSGTADTANILKPALTRGRLRCIGATTSQEYYRYIEQDVAFERRFQKVEIGEPSLQTTIAILRGLKQKYQEHHGVEIDDEALVAAVELAARYITGRIFPDKAIDLMDEACTAVKLRVSKQREINAPGEILIVSRWTGIPITTLDQEEEKLTRLIDRLHERVVGQNEALSLVAQAVLRSRVGIDKAGQPICSFLFLGSIGVGKTELAKALAEKLFSNEKMLVHFDMSEYAESGSLSRLIGGPRSYEEEGQLTEIVRRRPYSVILFDEVDKANPSILKVFVQLLNDGMLVDGKGRDVDFKNTIIIISSNLGSEHLSAEVAMENARDLLMKEIEKCFKPDLINRLSEIAIFEPLSHNKLREIVNIQMKSIVAMMANKCVSLSVTDAAMEVILSESHDMVHGARNIKMWVRKHVMIILSNMLVNREACKGSTISIDASDDKRGLKYQVL from the exons ATGATCGCCAGGACCACCCTGCGCGGCATGTTCAAGCAGCGCTTGAAGGAGGCCATCAAGCTGGCCGAGGACGAAGGCAGTAAATTGATCCTCTTCATCGACGAGATGCACATGCTCATTGGCGCAGGCGATCGAAGCGGCACCGCAGACACCGCCAACATCCTCAAGCCGGCGTTGACCCGTGGTCGCCTCCGCTGCATTGGTGCTACCACCTCTCAGGAGTATTACAGGTATATTGAGCAGGATGTGGCGTTCGAGCGGCGGTTCCAAAAGGTTGAAATCGGGGAGCCGAGCTTGCAAACGACCATTGCCATCCTGCGGGGGCTGAAGCAGAAGTACCAAGAGCACCATGGCGTGGAAATCGACGACGAGGCTCTTGTTGCCGCTGTAGAGCTTGCTGCCCGTTATATTACCG GTCGCATATTTCCTGATAAAGCAATTGATCTCATGGACGAGGCGTGCACTGCGGTAAAGTTGCGTGTAAGCAAACAAAGAGAAATAAATGCACCGGGGGAGATACTG ATTGTGAGCCGGTGGACTGGAATTCCTATCACTACACTTGATCAAGAGGAGGAAAAACTGACTCGTCTAATAGATAGACTTCATGAGCGAGTAGTTGGACAGAATGAAGCACTTAGTTTGGTTGCACAAGCAGTGCTACGTTCTAGGGTCGGCATTGATAAAGCAGGTCAACCGATATGTTCTTTCCTCTTTTTGGGCTCGATTGGTGTTGGAAAGACAGAACTTGCTAAAGCTCTTGCCGAGAAGCTATTTAGTAATGAGAAAATGTTAGTTCATTTTGACATGTCTGAATATGCTGAGAGTGGATCTTTGTCGCGTCTCATTGGAGGACCTCGAAG CTATGAAGAAGAGGGACAACTCACTGAGATTGTCAGGCGCCGGCCATATAGTGTTATCCTTTTTGATGAGGTGGATAAGGCAAACCCCTCAATACTCAAGGTTTTTGTTCAACTCCTCAATGATGGTATGTTGGTTGATGGCAAAGGACGAGATGTAGATTTCAAGAATACAATCATTATTATAAGCTCAAATCTAGGATCAGAGCACCTATCAGCTGAAGTGGCGATGGAAAATGCACGTGATCTTCTCATGAAAGAG ATTGAGAAATGCTTCAAGCCTGATCTTATCAACAGATTAAGCGAGATTGCGATATTTGAGCCGCTTTCACACAACAAATTGAGGGAAATTGTGAACATTCAAATGAAGAGTATTGTTGCCATGATGGCAAATAAATGTGTTTCTCTATCTGTGACAGATGCCGCCATGGAAGTCATTTTGTCGGAATCACACGATATG GTGCACGGTGCGAGGAATATAAAGATGTGGGTACGAAAGCATGTGATGATAATTCTTTCAAATATGTTAGTTAATAGAGAAGCATGTAAAGGCTCAACGATCTCCATAGATGCCAGTGACGATAAGAGAGGGTTGAAGTACCAAGTATTGTAG